In Canis aureus isolate CA01 chromosome 25, VMU_Caureus_v.1.0, whole genome shotgun sequence, the genomic window TAACTTCAAATTAATCTTacctgcccttccccttcctttatGAAGGACTACTATGAAAACGGAAGCAAAAGTCAGactccaaacaaaaaaaaaacccctaccAAACAAAAATCCCCTCCAATTCAGATCCCTAAGGTATCCCTATAATACACCATAACTGTTTTTTGTCTACACTATTCTCTATAGAGCTTAGAGATTTTTACATTGGCTAAAAGGGAAGCCAGGTAGATGAGCTACATATTAGCATTATActtcagaaagaacaaatactctTACATCTGTTTAACATGATTTTGACGTAAGActgcctgcctcctccttccctcaaataaatacactGCACTACTGTATAGAATATCTGAATACAATGAACTTAAGttaaaaggaaaaggtaaaattgAGAGTTTAGCATGCTTTGTTTATAGCTCTATAAATACTTCTATCCAGAgtgggaaaaaaatcctttttcacTTGAAAATAGAAAGTTTTAGTTAGCTGAAAAATTTGTTAACTGAGGTATTACTGAAATCCAGCATTGATAAATGTAACCACATCATtttaagggaggaaaaagagaacaacCCACCTAATTCTTCTCCACTATTATAATCATACTTATAAAGTTTAAAGTCTTCACCACCTGCAACAAGAAATTCTTTCTCAGGATGAAGAGATGCAGAATTGATGGTTGCAGGAGCTTCAAAAGATTTAATTGGGTCCAAactgaaaaatgatttaaataatatttatgaattttcaaTATTGCATAAACAATACCAGGAAAGAGTACTTTTAAACTGTTCCTAATTCCTGAAACccaagaaataattatattttcatttagtcAAACATAGTgatgttaaaaaaacaacaacaacaacaaaaaaacctctaaatAATATTAGCAAAAGTCCAGAAGGATACTCTGCCCAAGTGGAATTCATTCCAGGAATACAAATACACTTTGTACAATGAACGCTTCCCTAGAAATGACTGTGGTGGCTAATTCACAACAGTATGGTTAATATATCTGGATTTTTGCCCTGAAAGAAATTTAATTCTGTATTGTTTGATTTTTCCATGACAACTACACATTAtctttgagaaaatgttttataGTAATTAACATAAAACACTATTTGTAGATTATTCTCAACTGCTGAGAATTTATAAGCTTCTGAAACAAAACCTTCaatatcacaaaaatataaaactgctaAAGATGGTTCCATCTTTGCTATCAAGcttgaaagaaaaaccaaatttgAAACTATAGctatataataaaaatcaatgcatACCAATAGTTTCACATGAATATCAGTGAGTTTTCACATCAGCTTTTTCAGAGAAATTGATACATAATTTAGTAAAACCTAagtattttcaaacaattttgaATAGCTAAcaacagtttaaaataaaaaatcaaaattacacTTATAGGGCcctagtaattaaaaaaaatacccacacaaatacatgcatatataatgTTACACAtgtataatgaagaaaaaatgtgtaaccaagaaaaaaaactaatggaAGATACAACTACCATTAACATTCTGGCATCTATGGTTGAAGAACAGtgggtaaatttttaaaaattatatttcccaaattttcaaCAAGGGCATTTACTATATTTACAGTCacaaaaaaattacatcttttttttttttaaagattttatttatttattcatgagagacagagagagagagagagagaggcagagacacaggcagagggagaagcaggctccatgcagggagcccaacatgggactcaatcccaggactccaggatcatgccctgggccaaaggcaggcactaaacctctgagccacccagggatcccctacgtctgtttttaaaaaacattattaggTCTATACAAACtttggaatagaagaaaaaaaatcactatttctcTAAAATGTTAAAGGGAAAATGAATAAGAGAATCAAGATCACAGTAGCTTTATACAGTAATGAACGTTAAGTATAATTCCAGTCTAGAGatccttttaagaaaaatataatcaaaaaaagaaaatttaaaagttactAAATTTTACCAATAAATCTCCCCTAAACACTGGAAATAATTAGATTAATTCCCTAGTGTATCAAATTCTTAAAATACACATTATTAGTGGTATGGAAACATTTTCCCCATATAATATGGTCAAGATTTGCCTTATTAAAGagttatatatttttcacttctgccTTCCAATTTttaagttaccaaaaaaaaagggaaggtatTTCTTGGACATACCTTACTGCACTATGAAAAGCAATAGATCGTCCATAAGTTATTACCAAGATCTCTCCCTCAGGAATATATTCCATACTGCTAACAGACAtattaaaatttagagatttcaCTTCTGTCATGGTAGCATGATCCCAAAGGCtgcaaaagaagaggaaaataaggtGATAATTagcttatttaagaaaaaagcttAATTCCCAATTATATTTACAGATTAACCAATGAAAGCATAATCACAATTGTAGTAAAACCTCCTCCATTCCAACTCATAAATTATAGATGATATGGAGAAATTTGGGGTTCCTATACAATGTTAAATTACTTGGTATCTTGTTGGTAAAGTtaacatatacttaaaaataccTCTCTTGGCAAAACTATGCTAAAAGTCATGTAAGGTTTTAATCTTAGCAATTTTAGTGTCACTCTAAATAACAGTTCTTaaattctgtatttataaatCTGATTGGGGTTTTTTCTCCACAGAAAAAAACATCAGGTGTCAGCACACAAAATTTCATAGAATTTCAGGAGTTTCATGGACCTCCTGTAGCCAGTGTGTCCACTACTTCAGGTCAAGAGCACATGCTTATAAAGATGTCAATAATTTTAATTCAGTGTCTTGTAGATTATGCTCTATGTTTATAACAGTAAATGGATAGCTCCAAGAAAATGTGACCTATGTACAACTTAACTTTCAATGTATAGAGATAATTCTTCCTACATACAGttatgagaaatatttaaaatataagcacTAAGGTCAAATGTTTCAAACTTTAAATTACTAAAGAAAAATTACTTACCGGACAGTTTTATCATCAGCTGAAAGAATCTGTTTATCCTCACTGCACCATAGAGCTTTCTTAATACCAGAGGTGTGACCACTGATTTCCTTAGGTTCTTAAAATGAAACAATGtagaatatatttgttaatatttggtTTTTTAAACTAAGCAATACTGGAACAATTAactatgtgaagaaaaaagaagtacattttaaattaagCTGCAACTTTTCAAAGCCCAACACAATGAAAACTTATGGTTTCCACAGAATACATTTAGTTTTTCTACACTGGATTAAAAATTTATCTGCATGACAAAGAACCCAAGAGCAATGCTGCTATATGTATCTGGGAGTGAATGCATTGCTCCCTCCAGGCTGTTTCTGCTTTCAGTAGCATAACTGTACCACACTGAAATAAAAGAAGCTCATCCAACATTATCACTAACACTGGGACCCTCCTCCCAGCCTGTTggtagaaacaggaaaaaagagggaAGTAGAGGCTGAcaggagaaaaggagaataaaaagcaATGCAGTAATTCCCAAGAATATTTCTACATTGAGAAcaaagcatcaaaaaaaaaagggggggggggggaatctgtCTCTGCTGGAGACTTTCCCTGCAAaagattaacaagaaaaaaaaaaaccctactcttATCTTTGGGCAAAAGCAGATGCTGGAGGCAAAGCCATTCAACACAAttttgagcaagtcatttaacccGTTGAAATAAACCTGTTGAAATAAAGGTTACTTAAccctttccatttcttcatctgcaaaatgggataaCAATAGTTACCATATACCTCATAGCTTGAgaatgaagatcaaatgagaatATACATCTAAGGTTTCTAACCTGGAGTCTGACATACAGTAAAAGCAGTCAACTGCTATTATTTCTATTGACAATACAGTAAAGAGGCACTTTCAAAAAACAGCTTTGAGAAAggtaaaagatggaaaaatgtCCGCCTAAGACCTGAACCACCTTGCTGAGTCAGAAAGATACATGATGAAATGAGGTCCAAATGCTTTATGTTTTGGCATAACgttattaaagaaaatgaaaagaaataccaCTGGGTCTGTGAAGAATAATCTATAAATGTAGTCAGTTTGCTCGCCTTAGAAATGCTTTTAGAAAAGAGTATCTTGAGAATAACTGCTTAATATCCAATGTAACTTTGACTTTCATACAAACTTCTGACGTTCATAGATTTATTacgaataaataataaatacccaTGATACAATATAGAAGATACcaacttatataaaataaatacaacccTGTTTATCATAATCTGctgatttttgaaatatatatactatGTGGCTAGAAAAGCATTAAGAAACTACAAAAGAGACGAATATCTGGACCAGGGAGTTTTGAAAAAGCATCTTTTATAGCTTCTGTGCAATAAGAGAATTCATAAAGTAAATGATAAATTCCACCACCAGAGCCTTTACAATGCGTATACCATAAACTTTATTAAcgaaatttaaaagcaaaagacaaattAGAAGATAAGAACCTTAAAACCACTAATAAAAAGATGAACATCCTAACAGATAAATTGGCAAAGGGCATGAACAGATTATTAGTTCacaaaagaatacattaaaatggTATTCAACAGTATTTTaatctcatgaataattttttcaagttCACATTACGATCACAGAATCACTTTTCTTCTATTAAATTGGGAAGGGCAAAATTAGTTATCGGTCCTTGTCAGAACAGGTTagctatatatttttagatttcattgGAGCACACTTCGGTAATACCTACCAATGGCTTCCAAGTGTACCTCTTTTCTGTACCAACAATTCTATTTCTGTGTAGTTATTCTATAGAAATAACTGCGGAAATATTTGCAACTATAAGAATGTTCAGCATAATACTACTTATATTTAAGATTTCTAAATAGCCCAAATGGACCAGAATAAGAGATGGGTTAATCCACTTATTCATAGGATGAAAATGATATAGTCATTAAAAACAGCGGATAgaataaagacatgaaaaaaatgttaattttttaattttaaaaattcttctgaaaaaaaagaaaaaaaattcttctgattAGCTAATACATTCACATggtttaaaaatctgaatatatacacaaaaaaaatcttaccctTCTCACTTTCTATAGACAACCATTCTTTCCTCCCAAAGGTAGTAACACTGCTCTGTACCTTTTTAAACttaatatgataaaaatttaGCATGATAAACTGGTAAGTGTTTAATTTGCAAGAAAACTACACAAGCACAATGTAGCAAATAAAGAGAcattaaaaactcatttaaattaaaagaaaatataatccaaaGACATATAAATTATGCTCACCTGCTTCAGGTTTGTTCAAATCATATATGCGTAGCAGTTTATCCTGTCCCCCAGTTAACAAGTAATTACTATCCTGAAAACACACACAAGCAAAATGTTAACAGATTAGCCATTTTAATAGCTGTATCTCTTTAAAACTTTAACACCAactaaaatccaaataaagttcAGACTTCATAAAGAGATGCAATACATGCCAATTGCTTCTAGAAAACATTTATCTTtctcataattgccaaaaccctTTAAGCTCTCCAGTTCAAATATATTATACCACCTACCACattaattttcttcctctgccctgatCCTGCACCTCTCCCTCCTAAGAAACACCTCTTTGATGACCTCAaatttttcctctcccttctgaAAGTACTGAGGAAACATTACTTGCACATTTTAGATGTCTGCTGCTACTGATGGAAGAACTGACCCAAGAGTTCCACAGTACCTTAGgattaatcaaataaataaatctgtatagCTTAATCTGTAATTAaatcaaatataaacaaattgtATCCCcccaaatatacaataaatatacaaaccaaaTACACAACCATTATTACAGCATATAATAACAGCAATCTAaaccttctaaaataaattctattttctgaTACCTGTGTAAAATCCACAGTCTTGACAATGTGTTTATGAGCCAGGGTCATCAATTCATCTCCTGAGACAGCATCCCACACTTtgctaaaagttaaaaaaaaaaaaaaaaaaaaaaaaattaaaagataaatataatggTAATTTTGGTGATTACCAAATATGTTAGATATgtgaaatgttatataaatgtattaGAAGTCTCCCATTATCTCTAATATCCCTCACTGTtaagatttaaatatttgattaaatatttaaacaattctaaaggaaaagaaatttaccTGTAGTAGCCATATAATCAGTCTAATTTTGACAATGGAAAAGATCTACAAATTTAAGTAAATGAGATCCATGAACCAGCCCATCCTTACTTTTAGTCTATAGCCATAATATCCTTTTAGCAAGActgcaaaacattttaaatttcatttctccaATTTGTTTCTCTATTCTTTATTATGTAACAtgcaaaacataaaaaagaaaaacaagaaatccTGACAAGAATTTACAGGAGAATGAAAGGCCCTGATACAggttacataaaattttaaattgagactactgagaagaaaatattctccctatctctttctcaaagttgactcttaaaattctccaattcttttttttttttaaagattttatttatttattcatgagagacacacagagaggcagagacataggcagagggagagacaggctccctgtgaggagcccgatgtgagaatcaatccctggaccccaggatcacaacctgagccaaaggcagccactcaatcactgagccacccaggtgtcccataattCTCAAATTCTAATCAAATTAACTCTCCAACAAAGTATCAGTCTTGATTATATAACGCTAAACAGGATTTTTAACCTCTCAACTGTTACACTGACCCCATCCAACCCAAAATATATGTGTGGTTCtatgtctacacacacacacacacacacacctgatgAATCACAGGATAATGGCTAAATAATACATTAGAAAAATACTGTACAGGGTTCTCccaataaaaaagattaaagaagaaaaaaaagttcatttttatatcagaagaggtgattgaaaaataaacaagaaaactttGCTTACTGGGAAAATAACTGTTAAGACTGAacaagctaaaaaaaattaaaaaaaaaaagacaacaagcTATGTTctataaagattttcattttcatataattgacatttatttttaaaaataaaggaaacaataaacagaGGTGGTGGTGGAGCTGACCAAAGTCGTATCATACAGGAGAGGCCAACATATCTATAGTCTTTTCCCTTCTGTTTAGAAACTCTACTAAAATTGAAGATGACGCTCTCTGACAGAAGCATGCTCTAATCACTTGTACTAACTTTGGCATATTTCATTATTCACAGTAAGAGTCCTAAAAGTCCTAAAAAGGGCTTACAGCcctaaaaatattctggaataacctaaatgtttttaatgtatttttccatctccagGCATGAAACTGATTATTACCAGGCTGGCTGCAGGACTAACATTAAGGCACTGAAACATCATTAACAATATCTTTTTATCAGCTAACCctctaacatttatttcctgcacAACTCATGAAGAACTTGTCACCTCCCTAAACTACTGACCCACCTTATATCCCCGTTTCATGCACATAATTAATGCTATCTGTTCAATGCTTTTCATATCCTGAGAACATACTTCCAAGTCTCAAAAAAGGGGCTGCTTAACTTTAAAGccttaacaaaaaaattaagctgTTCTGGGTGAAAAACATTTCCTAACATGACCAAGTCATCAAAAAGGAGATAATACCACCTTCAATTTATCGACAACCTATTCAGAGAGAAATCGATCTAATTTCTTTTACAAGAGAGAAAAGTGATCATATACTTTGGTTACCTATAGAGTGCTGGGCCCAACTCCAGGTCTATTTAATCATCCTCTGGAACAGAGTACAATAATCTTCTCCATTTTTGGCACTCTCTCCAGATGATTTTAATGAGAGGAAAGTGGAGATGCTAAGAAGAGGATCATGGGAAGTAAAGCTTATATTTGCTTCATGAATTAAAAGATAATAAGAGGAGGGAATTTAAGGGAATAGTGTACTCCTCACCTGACTCAAATGCCCAAATTACCTCAAGGTAACATTCCCAACTGACCCACAGACCCATCTCTGCTGAATATATTTTCTCCACAAGAACAAAATTCACCTCCACATAAACATgactttaatgattttctttttttttaagaaaaatgggaGTTGGGGGAGAGAACTGCCTAAAAATGATCTATATCGACTATAATCAGGTAGGTTGGGGAAGCTATTCTTTAGCTGGATCAAGTTCCTTAACAGCAAGCTCCAGACAAATCATTAAAAGAGAATACATACAACATTCTCACACCTCAAAAACAGACACTGAACAAATAAGGGTTAAGACTCAATtactatttattgagaacctactatgcAATAGATATTATTGCTAGATTCCAAGAACGTAAGTGGAGAAAGATCTCTCAAATCCTCCCAATATCCATGTGGTCTTCCCATCTTACAGATATGAAAACCgaacttttaaaaagcaacccATGATCAAACTGGAAATATAAAGCATAGCTAGCACATGAACTCAGGCCTAAGCAAAGTGAATGCTTACATCTTTCTTGCCATGATATAATAGGAAACAGGGCGGGTGGAAGGGGGACCCAAAAGCAtttcttcttaatatttaaatCTACTCAACCTGTCTTGCACAAAAGCAAAAAGTTTCATGGCCTCAGCCCAGAAAGTCCAAAATAACCTAATGCCTTTATCAGTTTAAAGGATTTTGGCCCAGTGGTAATGGTAGCTATCATTGTTAACTTACACATGTAACACTTATATACCCATTAGATTTTAGGCAATGTTCTGAATATTAGAAATATGtaatgttaatattaaaatattttaaaatatttttttaaatattttaaaatattaaatattttagttcatttaatattcacaactGTCATATGAGATAAGCACTATTACTATTCTCATGTTTATAGACAATGACAGAGAAGAGGTTAAATAAATTCCCAAGGTCATAGGATTCGAGTACAGGGTTCATGCTTTTAATGCCACTTGTAAACATAGACACGGAGACATGAAATGTTAAGCACAAAACAACACTGAATACCTATCCAGGGACATGTCCTGGAATGTGGGGCATGGTTATTAATGCATCATAAGTGACCTAAATAAAGATAACTGGCATCAAGATACAATCCTGACTGCTCTTTCCAAGACTATTAAGTATTTAACGTGCCACATTTTTTCACGCttgtttctctctccatttcaGAGGGGTTATCACGCCAATCAAACGCAGTAATTTCTATCTAGTTCTTTATCTTCCCAAGGACTGGTATTATATCATTTGATCAAATACACAAACTGAGAATCTTCACAGATTTTAAAGAGACAGGCATCCTTCCCAACAAGCTTTTGTACAAGTCTCTTAAACATGAGGGCAAAACCATCAGGTAGGAGGTGACAGCATTTTCCTCACATAATAAACATTGACAGGGCCCAGAACTGAAGTTAATAAAAAGGTATCCCGTTAGAATTGCAATTCAaaagcttatcttttttttaatgctaatgtCTGTAGGGTCTATCATCTAACatctaatgacatttttaaaatccacttaTCAAACCTCTGAAGTCTAGAGTTGGGAATCCCAATTTCTACCTCTATTATAAAATCAATGACATTCATTCCCAATGAGAATCTTCCTACTAAAGTGAGCAAAAAACAAACTTTGGAGGAgttgaaggggggaaaaaaaaagctaaactcaTGGCAATTAGACACAAGTGTTCCAGAAGCAAAACCAAGATCTATAATTCACCCATTCTTTACCCTCTACTTTAGAAAATTTCTTCTACTTATTTACTCAACATTAAGGTATTAAATAAGCCtagcatataaaaaatataacctGACCTCAAGAAGCAACAACACACAAACAATTAAGTAGTATAAAAGTACCAGAAGTTTTAACACAGGTAACAATGTGAGAACAAGGAATGAACACCTTCACCTTACAGCACTCCATTAAGTCTTCCATCTGTGAATCACTTTTAccaaattaacaaaagaaaatgacagattaCAAGTATGCATGCTGACATCTAAAGCAACATTTGACCTGAAGCTGCTGatattaaagaatttatataaaatcaagCCGCTCATTTCAGCAGTAGAACATACAATCACAACAGGGCACAGTGCAAAGCCCTACAATGGTTATGAAGAAAGACATAATAGAAATCTATTCATTGAAGGCACAGAAAAAAGTTCAGGCTGACATTTATAACTTTTCTTGTTGATCTCTCATCATCTCAAATTTAATTCCAGGTAAGCACTGTATCGCCctctccttatttaaaaaaaaattggaacttattttttaatcttaccTATGGTAAAATCCATTCTGTGATATAGAAATCTACATGTTTCAACAAATGCATAGTCATAAATCCATTACCACCATCAATCTACCTTCATTTTTTATAAGACACTTTGTATATTTGATTTGCTTAGAACAAAGAAGTAACACATTAACAATTGCTCCCGTTTGGAATtctgagaggagagaggaaaacaaagccATTTTGACTTTCCAGATGGAGTCTAACAAGGTTTACTATCGCACAATAGCTCTTGACATTGCCTTTATCAGTTTAAACCTCTCAGGGTTAAGTCATAAAACACAATTAGGAACTAGAATACcaagattatataaaatatgaaagtgcCCTGAAGGGGAAAGTGGGTCATTGCAAGTCACTCTAACATATgcaaaagccaaaaaccaaaatgGTAAGGTGTATTCTGGCAAACAGTAAGTTTAATATAACCAGACTGTAGGGCATATGCTGTGCAGTGTCAGACGATGCTGATAAATTAGGATGAAGTCAAGTTTCAAACTGGCAACAACTGAAATTCAATCTTTAGGCCAGTGATTCTAAGGCCTGACATCAGAACCAACCAGAAGAACTTTAGGAAAGGAAAACACTGATGTTGGGATTCCATCCCCAGATCAATTCAGAATTTCTCAGACACAtgcatatgaatattttaaagcttcTGGGGTTATTTTTGGGTTCACTCAAGGTCATGAACCACTGAAACTGCACAGGGAAGACAGGAAGATCACTGGAGAAATGACatgataaaatttgtttttaggaaGCTGGGAAGATGCAGAGACAGAAAGATAGTGGTAGAGGCATAAAAACCATCATAGTAGACACTCCGTTGGTATACAACATAgacatagaggggaaaaaatcaagaatatttaaatttcagccttaaaaaacttaaaaatgaagagtattTGAGTTTTAAATAGGTACAAAGCTAGTTAACAAAAATGGAGTGAGACAGGGCTAAAAATCTGGGCCATCAGCAGTAGGGCATCACAGAAATGGTATTTCTCAGGAAGCACATGTTGAGCATTTTTAAGCACAACAACCAAGATTCGTTATCTAGAGTGCTTATCGACAATACAGATTCCTGGTTCCCAATTGAGACATACAGAATAAGTCATTTAAAGTCTCTGAAAATTGATGAGAACcactgaagagaaaaaagcaggaaGAACCAGAGTGGAGTTTTTAGAAAAGATCAAACATCATGTGCTCTATATGGCAGGCACGGAGTCAAAATTTTATGAACTGAAGCTGAAGTTTTGAGTACTTCACAACACAATCCACGGGGATCTCCAACACCCGCCAATTTGGCTATACTTACGCAGTGAAATCTGCAGCTGCTGTAGCTGCTTTGGTGGCATCCTTATTCAATGTCGCGCCCCAAACAGCACCCTTATGACCCAAAAATGTTCCAATCCAGTCTCCTGTATCTCCCTGGCGTAGCATAGGTTTCCCGtctaaaacacatttaaaaagacatGTGACTTAGGAGTTCGGATTACTTAAAATCAAAGACCCAAACATAAAGTGACCGTGATAAATGCCAAAGTGTTAAACGGCTTTTGTTGTGTAACTATCGTTATTCG contains:
- the STRAP gene encoding serine-threonine kinase receptor-associated protein isoform X2; its protein translation is MAMRQTPLTCSGHTRPVVDLAFSGITPYGYFLISACKDGKPMLRQGDTGDWIGTFLGHKGAVWGATLNKDATKAATAAADFTAKVWDAVSGDELMTLAHKHIVKTVDFTQDSNYLLTGGQDKLLRIYDLNKPEAEPKEISGHTSGIKKALWCSEDKQILSADDKTVRLWDHATMTEVKSLNFNMSVSSMEYIPEGEILVITYGRSIAFHSAVSLDPIKSFEAPATINSASLHPEKEFLVAGGEDFKLYKYDYNSGEELESYKGHFGPIHCVRFSPDGELYASGSEDGTLRLWQTVVGKTYGLWKCVLPEDSGELAKPKISFPETTEEELEEITSENSDSIYSSTPEVKA
- the STRAP gene encoding serine-threonine kinase receptor-associated protein isoform X1, encoding MAMRQTPLTCSGHTRPVVDLAFSGITPYGYFLISACKDGKPMLRQGDTGDWIGTFLGHKGAVWGATLNKDATKAATAAADFTAKVWDAVSGDELMTLAHKHIVKTVDFTQDSNYLLTGGQDKLLRIYDLNKPEAEPKEISGHTSGIKKALWCSEDKQILSADDKTVRLWDHATMTEVKSLNFNMSVSSMEYIPEGEILVITYGRSIAFHSAVSLDPIKSFEAPATINSASLHPEKEFLVAGGEDFKLYKYDYNSGEELESYKGHFGPIHCVRFSPDGELYASGSEDGTLRLWQTVVGKTYGLWKCVLPEEDSGELAKPKISFPETTEEELEEITSENSDSIYSSTPEVKA